A window of Polaribacter litorisediminis contains these coding sequences:
- a CDS encoding DUF6263 family protein — protein sequence MKKLIILFLIISANISLAQDSVVLRLKYEKGATYNVSMKMAQEMGTVMAMGMSINMDIKVTDVQEETYNSEMKFTKMTMDMLQAGQVMSYDSSKSDEELDAGGKMMKAQMAPMLSAVIYAKGNNLGEILEATVTPNVMGMEDIAKQSSSVVYPKEAIKVGSTWTNSKDEKGMKLEYVYTVKSISKDMIALDLSGTVSGMGEGVITGNMDIDRNSGIPKNSLIDMTLSLSGQEMKSKVTMGINKI from the coding sequence ATGAAAAAATTGATCATCTTATTCTTAATTATTTCTGCTAATATTTCTTTAGCACAAGATTCCGTAGTACTTCGATTAAAATACGAGAAAGGAGCTACCTATAATGTTTCTATGAAAATGGCTCAAGAAATGGGCACTGTCATGGCAATGGGTATGTCTATTAATATGGATATAAAAGTTACAGACGTACAAGAAGAAACTTATAATAGTGAAATGAAGTTTACAAAAATGACTATGGATATGTTACAAGCGGGCCAAGTTATGAGTTACGATTCTAGTAAGAGTGATGAGGAATTGGATGCTGGTGGAAAAATGATGAAAGCTCAAATGGCGCCAATGTTAAGTGCAGTAATTTATGCAAAAGGGAATAATTTGGGTGAAATTTTAGAAGCAACAGTAACCCCTAATGTGATGGGAATGGAAGATATTGCAAAACAATCTAGTAGTGTTGTATACCCAAAAGAAGCTATAAAAGTTGGCAGTACCTGGACAAATTCTAAAGATGAAAAAGGAATGAAGCTAGAATATGTTTATACCGTAAAGTCTATATCTAAAGATATGATTGCACTAGATTTATCGGGTACAGTTTCCGGAATGGGAGAGGGTGTAATTACAGGAAATATGGATATTGATAGAAATTCTGGAATTCCTAAAAATTCTTTAATAGACATGACTTTATCGTTAAGTGGGCAAGAAATGAAATCGAAAGTAACCATGGGAATCAATAAAATATAG
- a CDS encoding GNAT family N-acetyltransferase, translating to MFKIIKATEKDAQLLSKISIESFLPAHGHSAPKVAIDNYMAINFSQENFITEVSDIHNHYYLLYQNDTIAGYSKIVFNQFHKNIGAKNSAYMSRIYLLKEFYGLGLGKVLFNFNMTLCKENKQSGIWLAVWIENQQAISFYKKIGFLKVGDYDFKISETHSNPNHIMFLKL from the coding sequence ATGTTTAAAATTATAAAAGCAACGGAAAAAGACGCACAATTGCTATCAAAAATAAGTATTGAATCGTTTTTACCTGCTCATGGACATTCTGCGCCAAAAGTAGCTATTGATAATTATATGGCTATAAACTTTTCTCAAGAAAATTTCATCACCGAAGTATCCGATATTCATAATCACTATTATTTGCTATATCAAAATGACACAATTGCAGGATATTCAAAAATAGTTTTTAATCAGTTTCATAAGAATATAGGTGCTAAAAATAGTGCTTACATGAGTAGGATCTATTTACTAAAAGAATTTTATGGTTTAGGTTTGGGTAAAGTATTGTTTAATTTTAACATGACTCTTTGTAAAGAAAATAAGCAATCTGGCATTTGGTTAGCTGTTTGGATCGAAAATCAACAAGCAATTTCATTCTATAAGAAAATAGGGTTTTTAAAGGTTGGTGATTATGATTTTAAAATTTCTGAAACGCATTCTAATCCTAACCATATTATGTTTTTAAAGCTCTAA
- a CDS encoding EthD family reductase: MKQGMIKLSVLYPNGEGTKFDIHYYLNTHIPLVAKLLGDAVKGATVEEGIASVAPNSKAPFAAMGNLYFETLESFQNSFGPNAAEILADLPNFTNIAPTVQVSKVMA, translated from the coding sequence ATGAAGCAAGGTATGATTAAATTAAGCGTGCTATATCCAAACGGAGAAGGAACAAAATTCGATATTCATTACTATTTAAACACGCACATTCCATTAGTTGCAAAACTTTTAGGAGATGCGGTAAAAGGCGCAACCGTAGAGGAAGGGATTGCAAGTGTAGCACCAAACTCAAAGGCTCCTTTTGCTGCCATGGGTAATTTATACTTTGAAACTTTAGAATCTTTTCAAAATTCATTCGGACCAAATGCTGCTGAAATATTAGCAGATTTACCAAACTTCACAAATATAGCACCCACTGTGCAGGTTAGTAAAGTAATGGCTTAA